A genomic stretch from Antarcticibacterium flavum includes:
- a CDS encoding phosphopantetheine-binding protein codes for MSDLRTQLKQSIIEQLNLEEMEVDEIENDEPLFGDGLGLDSIDALELIVLLEKDYGIKLNDPAKGKEIFASINKMAEYIEAHRTK; via the coding sequence ATGAGTGATTTACGAACACAGTTAAAGCAAAGTATTATTGAACAACTAAATCTTGAAGAGATGGAGGTTGATGAAATAGAGAATGATGAACCGCTCTTTGGAGATGGCCTTGGCCTGGATTCTATTGATGCATTGGAATTAATAGTACTATTGGAAAAGGATTATGGAATTAAGCTTAATGATCCTGCAAAGGGAAAGGAGATTTTTGCTTCTATAAATAAAATGGCAGAATACATCGAAGCTCACCGTACAAAATAA
- the fabG gene encoding 3-oxoacyl-ACP reductase FabG: MKQKYALVTGGSRGIGKAIALKLANDHHYNIVLNYHSNTEAATAVKKEIEDTGVNCSLLKFDVSNLEETENALSGWELANPDAVIVVLINNAGVSKDGLFLWMKPEDWHSVINTSLTGFYNVTRPLLKNMLTGRYGRIINIVSLSGLKGNAGQVNYSAAKGAVVAATKALAQEVAQRKVTVNAVAPGFITSDMTTGLDEKELKKLVPLKRFGEAEEVADLVSFLASKKASYITGEVININGGLYS, from the coding sequence ATGAAACAAAAATACGCTTTAGTAACCGGTGGATCCAGAGGAATAGGTAAGGCAATAGCTCTCAAACTGGCCAATGACCATCATTATAATATCGTTCTTAACTATCATTCCAATACTGAAGCAGCTACTGCTGTTAAGAAAGAAATTGAGGACACCGGGGTAAACTGCAGCCTGCTTAAATTTGATGTATCTAATTTAGAGGAAACTGAGAATGCACTGTCCGGCTGGGAACTGGCGAACCCCGATGCCGTAATAGTAGTGCTTATTAACAATGCCGGGGTCTCAAAGGACGGACTTTTCCTTTGGATGAAGCCGGAAGACTGGCACTCGGTCATTAATACATCCCTTACAGGTTTTTATAATGTTACAAGGCCTTTGCTTAAAAATATGCTTACAGGCAGGTATGGCCGTATTATCAATATTGTCTCACTCTCAGGGCTTAAGGGTAATGCCGGCCAGGTGAACTATTCAGCAGCCAAGGGGGCAGTAGTGGCTGCCACCAAGGCGCTGGCGCAGGAAGTTGCTCAAAGGAAAGTGACAGTGAACGCTGTGGCCCCGGGCTTTATCACTTCAGATATGACCACAGGGCTTGATGAAAAGGAATTAAAAAAGCTGGTCCCGCTTAAGCGTTTTGGAGAGGCAGAGGAGGTGGCAGACCTGGTTTCCTTTCTTGCCTCAAAAAAAGCTTCCTATATAACAGGGGAGGTTATAAATATTAATGGCGGGTTGTATTCTTAA
- a CDS encoding beta-ketoacyl synthase N-terminal-like domain-containing protein yields MTKRIFLLGDAIISPLGFDTEENLQALREERSGLLNHPNSFFPKEGLVAGIIDNDKLTAALSNFGDPSGYTRLEKMMILAVQKVLQQHPDIDLTTTALIISTTKGNIDLLGDHKFPEVRVLPGEMGRVIANFFGFSLEPVIVSNACISGGLAIAIAKRFMEAGKMERAIVVGGDLVSDFVVSGFQSFQAISPQACRPFSKNRNGISLGEAAAAVLVSKKPGTQGKYIELIGEATANDANHISGPSRTGEGLFKSIAAALKEAGIMAGEIDYISAHGTATLFNDEMEAIAFSRSGLRNTPINSFKGWYGHTLGASALVETILTKHSLLNNELFCSLNFEETGTSEKINVITKRENRKLGYALKTASGFGGCNLTLVLKKGYNG; encoded by the coding sequence ATGACAAAAAGGATTTTCCTGCTTGGCGATGCCATCATATCTCCACTGGGATTTGATACTGAAGAGAATTTACAGGCACTGCGTGAGGAAAGAAGCGGACTTTTAAACCACCCCAATTCCTTTTTCCCTAAAGAAGGTCTGGTAGCAGGGATCATTGATAATGATAAACTTACAGCTGCTTTATCAAATTTTGGAGACCCTTCGGGTTACACCAGGCTGGAAAAAATGATGATCCTGGCTGTCCAGAAGGTATTACAACAACATCCTGATATCGATCTCACCACCACCGCCCTTATTATCTCTACTACCAAAGGGAACATTGACCTGCTGGGGGATCATAAATTTCCCGAAGTAAGAGTGCTTCCGGGAGAAATGGGAAGGGTCATTGCTAATTTTTTTGGTTTTTCCCTTGAACCTGTTATTGTTTCCAATGCCTGCATCTCCGGAGGCCTTGCAATTGCAATTGCTAAAAGATTTATGGAAGCAGGGAAAATGGAAAGAGCTATTGTAGTTGGTGGGGATCTTGTTTCAGATTTTGTCGTGTCCGGTTTTCAATCATTCCAGGCTATTAGCCCGCAGGCCTGCAGGCCGTTTTCAAAGAACAGGAACGGGATAAGCCTTGGTGAAGCTGCAGCAGCTGTACTTGTGAGCAAAAAACCCGGAACACAGGGAAAATACATTGAACTCATTGGCGAGGCTACAGCCAATGATGCCAATCATATATCAGGTCCATCAAGAACAGGGGAAGGCCTGTTTAAGAGTATTGCTGCAGCATTGAAGGAAGCAGGAATTATGGCCGGAGAGATCGATTATATTTCGGCACACGGTACTGCAACCCTTTTCAATGACGAGATGGAGGCCATTGCCTTCTCAAGAAGCGGCCTGCGCAATACACCTATCAACAGTTTTAAAGGTTGGTACGGGCATACCCTGGGAGCTTCAGCATTAGTGGAAACAATATTAACTAAACATTCCCTGCTGAATAATGAACTCTTTTGTTCTCTGAATTTTGAGGAAACCGGTACTTCAGAAAAAATAAATGTGATCACAAAACGAGAGAACAGGAAATTGGGATATGCATTGAAAACTGCTTCAGGTTTTGGAGGTTGTAACCTTACACTGGTATTAAAAAAGGGGTACAATGGATAA
- a CDS encoding LpxL/LpxP family acyltransferase, which yields MANWHGKSRGTVLGLRIYVFFIKTFGLYFSYFVLIFVAAYFIVFSFSSTRSTYYLFKRRLGYSTLSAAWNVYVSYFTFGRIQLDRVAIAAGMKEKYSFEFDGIEHIKALLRKGRGGILLTAHMGNFNLARHFFDNENNPAVVNLVMTDFEHRQIKDYLESVTGKSKLKSIVLRDDLSHIFLMNEALQRNELLVFAADRFMKGAKTYSHDFMGKEVEFPQGPFRLAVRNNIPVLFVHIMREKNFHYHFYARPAGGKEKTGKELLKSYLQNLEEMLRRYPHQWYNYYDYWNDFKKYGR from the coding sequence ATGGCAAACTGGCACGGAAAATCCAGGGGCACAGTGCTGGGATTACGTATTTACGTTTTCTTCATAAAGACATTTGGCTTATATTTCTCCTATTTTGTTCTCATCTTTGTCGCTGCCTATTTCATCGTTTTCTCTTTCAGCTCAACAAGAAGTACCTATTATTTATTCAAAAGGAGATTAGGATATTCTACTCTTAGTGCAGCCTGGAATGTATATGTGAGCTATTTTACCTTTGGGCGCATTCAACTTGACCGGGTGGCTATAGCTGCGGGAATGAAGGAAAAATACAGCTTTGAATTTGATGGTATTGAGCATATAAAAGCTTTATTAAGAAAGGGTAGAGGTGGGATCCTGCTCACTGCCCATATGGGCAACTTTAACCTCGCGCGACATTTTTTCGATAATGAGAATAACCCCGCAGTTGTGAATCTTGTAATGACAGATTTTGAGCACAGGCAAATCAAGGATTACCTGGAATCTGTCACCGGAAAATCTAAACTGAAATCCATAGTCCTAAGAGATGATCTTTCCCATATCTTTCTAATGAATGAAGCGCTGCAACGAAACGAGCTTCTTGTCTTTGCTGCCGACAGGTTTATGAAAGGAGCAAAGACCTATAGCCATGATTTTATGGGTAAAGAGGTAGAATTTCCCCAGGGGCCGTTCAGGCTGGCAGTGAGAAATAATATCCCGGTGCTTTTTGTGCATATAATGAGGGAGAAGAATTTTCATTATCATTTCTATGCACGGCCTGCAGGCGGAAAGGAAAAAACAGGGAAAGAATTATTAAAATCGTATCTTCAAAACCTGGAAGAAATGTTACGACGATATCCCCATCAATGGTATAATTATTACGATTACTGGAACGACTTTAAAAAATATGGCAGATAA
- a CDS encoding site-specific integrase, translating into MKTSTTFSILFWADFSRAKNDQASIYARITVNGKRATISLKRKVLVSDWDVHKNRARGTNQKSRILNSYLDETYNHLFKCYRDLMNEHKLITAQVVKARYFGNDENNRSITDIINYHNEDMVNKLKWGTQKNYYTTQSYISKFLSKSYKTTDLYLRELDYHFIIKFEKYLRDYIPEDHQKPMGNNTVMKHIERFRKMINLSFKLGWIQRDPFINFKSKFIKNERGFLSLEELQEIENKQFSIPRLELVKDLFVFSCYTSLSYIDVIHLTADNICIGIDGELWIYYKREKTTKPIRIPLLPKAMQIVEKYKSNRKSISQGSIFPKISNQKLNSYLKEIADVCGIKKNLTFHIARHTFATTVTLSNGMPIETVSKLLGHSRISTTQIYAKVIERKVSDDMQKLRAQFNEIENESISKVVSQNS; encoded by the coding sequence ATGAAAACATCTACCACCTTCAGTATTTTGTTCTGGGCGGACTTCTCCAGGGCAAAAAATGACCAAGCATCTATTTACGCAAGAATTACGGTAAATGGCAAGCGAGCTACCATCAGTCTAAAACGAAAAGTTTTAGTGTCTGATTGGGATGTCCATAAAAACAGAGCTCGGGGAACAAATCAGAAATCAAGAATTCTAAACAGTTATTTAGATGAAACTTACAATCATCTGTTTAAATGTTATCGCGATTTAATGAATGAGCATAAATTGATTACCGCACAGGTCGTTAAGGCTCGATATTTCGGTAATGACGAAAATAATCGTTCCATTACAGATATTATCAATTACCATAATGAAGATATGGTAAACAAATTAAAGTGGGGAACACAAAAAAATTATTACACTACACAGAGTTATATCTCCAAATTTTTATCGAAATCCTATAAGACCACAGACCTTTATTTACGGGAACTTGATTATCACTTTATCATAAAGTTTGAGAAATATCTCCGGGACTACATACCAGAAGACCATCAAAAGCCAATGGGCAACAATACCGTAATGAAGCATATCGAGCGTTTTAGAAAGATGATAAATTTATCGTTTAAATTGGGTTGGATTCAACGCGACCCATTTATCAATTTCAAATCTAAATTCATTAAAAACGAAAGAGGCTTTTTAAGTCTCGAAGAGCTTCAAGAGATAGAAAATAAACAATTTAGCATTCCAAGATTGGAATTGGTAAAGGATTTGTTTGTTTTTAGTTGCTATACCAGTTTAAGTTATATCGATGTCATCCATTTAACTGCGGATAATATCTGTATTGGCATCGATGGCGAACTTTGGATTTATTACAAACGGGAAAAGACGACAAAGCCCATACGAATACCTTTGTTGCCAAAGGCGATGCAAATTGTTGAAAAATACAAGAGCAACCGTAAATCAATATCACAAGGAAGTATATTTCCTAAAATCTCAAATCAAAAACTAAATTCTTATTTAAAGGAAATTGCTGATGTTTGTGGTATTAAAAAGAACCTTACTTTCCACATTGCCCGACATACATTTGCTACAACGGTTACATTAAGTAATGGTATGCCCATTGAGACGGTTTCAAAATTGTTGGGTCACTCCCGAATATCTACAACCCAAATTTATGCTAAAGTCATTGAACGTAAAGTAAGTGATGATATGCAAAAATTAAGGGCTCAATTCAATGAGATAGAAAATGAATCTATCTCTAAAGTGGTTTCTCAAAATTCATAA
- a CDS encoding beta-ketoacyl-[acyl-carrier-protein] synthase family protein: MTKGVAVTGMGIVSALGMGVDTNLKALLAGNSGICYPTILETAHSNLPVGEIKVTDKDLAMQLKLPQDHTLTRGALLGCLAAREALEKSGITKPELSYVGFISATSVGGMDYTEKYFNSFEKEDTNRKFIQAQHPGFTTGRIKDFLALGGFTTTISTACSSSANAIMLGARMIKSGQLKRVVVGGTDPLSRFTLNGFNSLMILSSKACKPFDEHRNGLNLGEGAAYLVLEADDSVGDKNVLGRVTGYGNANDAYHQTASSETGNGAFLAMKKALYGAGVSPVEIEYINAHGTATHNNDLSESRALLRIFGDSLPAMNSTKAYTGHTLAAAGAVEAVFSLLSLKHQTIFPGLNFRDSMPETGIKPITDLTYKNLKNILSNSFGFGGNCTSLIISNNEG; the protein is encoded by the coding sequence ATGACTAAGGGAGTTGCCGTTACCGGAATGGGAATAGTTTCGGCATTGGGAATGGGGGTAGATACTAACCTCAAAGCCCTCCTTGCGGGCAACAGTGGAATTTGCTATCCAACGATCCTGGAAACCGCGCATTCCAATTTACCGGTAGGGGAAATTAAGGTTACAGATAAGGACCTGGCGATGCAGCTTAAACTACCCCAAGATCATACTCTTACCCGTGGGGCCCTTCTTGGATGCCTGGCGGCAAGGGAAGCCCTGGAAAAGTCTGGGATAACAAAACCGGAACTTTCCTATGTAGGTTTTATATCTGCCACCAGCGTTGGGGGAATGGATTATACCGAAAAATATTTCAATAGTTTTGAAAAGGAGGATACTAACAGGAAATTCATACAGGCCCAACATCCCGGGTTTACAACAGGACGAATAAAAGACTTCCTGGCATTAGGAGGTTTTACCACTACAATAAGTACAGCCTGTTCTTCCTCGGCCAACGCAATCATGCTTGGAGCAAGGATGATAAAATCGGGACAATTAAAGAGGGTAGTAGTTGGTGGAACAGACCCTCTTTCCAGGTTCACCTTAAATGGGTTTAATTCTTTAATGATACTTTCATCTAAAGCCTGTAAACCTTTTGATGAACATCGCAACGGTCTCAACCTTGGAGAAGGTGCTGCTTATTTAGTGCTTGAGGCAGATGATAGTGTGGGTGATAAAAATGTCCTTGGAAGGGTTACCGGGTATGGAAATGCAAATGATGCTTATCATCAAACTGCTTCTTCTGAAACCGGCAATGGTGCTTTCCTGGCAATGAAAAAAGCACTTTACGGTGCAGGTGTTTCTCCGGTTGAGATAGAATATATCAATGCCCACGGCACTGCCACTCACAACAATGACCTATCAGAAAGCCGTGCCTTATTAAGGATCTTTGGAGATTCCTTACCAGCTATGAATTCAACAAAAGCCTATACCGGGCATACCCTGGCTGCGGCAGGTGCTGTTGAAGCTGTATTTAGCCTGCTTTCCCTGAAGCATCAAACCATATTTCCCGGCCTGAATTTCAGGGATTCCATGCCCGAAACCGGAATTAAACCCATTACCGACCTCACATATAAGAACCTGAAAAATATCCTTTCCAACTCCTTTGGTTTTGGCGGGAATTGTACCTCATTAATAATTAGTAATAATGAGGGATAA
- a CDS encoding NAD(P)/FAD-dependent oxidoreductase, whose product MKKEITDILVIGAGPSGIVAASYLHEQGVKVKIIEKSTFPRFSIGESLIPQCMDNLKEAGLLEAVMKAGFQKKYGARFIKGSEVGEFDFSLKHGKGWDWTWQVPRADFDMVLAQEAMQKGIEINFNSEFLDVNFYGKSSVSKIRTAEGEIREISAKLIIDASGYGRVLAGKLGLEAKPQVSAHSSMFTHIKETNRPKGKEGELITFEVLSEKVWFWYFPFSNGNSSLGFVGPNEWFAQFPEENELAMQGMMQQLEYYKGRFDQYEFLFPPGKVENISKNVSKLYGEGFVLTGNSAEFLDPVFSSGVAFATSSGLLAAKLAARELKGEIVDWQKEYVDYIKRGVNVFSSYVREWYTGNLQKIIFHPNPRPEIKEQICAVLAGYVWDESNPFVKKHERILRNVARLIEMEENPSSV is encoded by the coding sequence ATGAAAAAGGAAATTACAGATATCCTTGTAATTGGTGCGGGGCCTTCGGGAATAGTTGCTGCTTCATATCTTCATGAGCAGGGGGTCAAGGTTAAGATCATAGAAAAATCTACTTTTCCAAGATTCAGTATTGGTGAGAGTCTTATCCCTCAATGCATGGACAACCTCAAAGAAGCCGGGCTTCTTGAAGCAGTTATGAAGGCCGGGTTTCAAAAGAAGTACGGTGCACGTTTTATTAAAGGAAGTGAAGTTGGGGAATTTGATTTTAGCCTGAAGCATGGCAAAGGCTGGGACTGGACCTGGCAGGTTCCCCGTGCTGACTTTGATATGGTTCTTGCGCAGGAAGCAATGCAGAAGGGGATTGAAATAAATTTTAATTCTGAATTTCTTGATGTAAATTTCTACGGAAAGTCCTCTGTTTCCAAAATTAGAACTGCAGAAGGTGAGATCAGGGAAATTTCAGCAAAACTCATAATCGATGCCAGCGGCTATGGAAGGGTTCTCGCCGGGAAGCTTGGGTTGGAAGCAAAGCCCCAGGTATCTGCCCACTCCTCTATGTTTACTCATATAAAAGAAACCAACCGTCCTAAAGGAAAAGAAGGGGAACTTATAACATTTGAAGTCCTTAGCGAAAAAGTGTGGTTTTGGTATTTTCCTTTTTCCAATGGTAATTCCAGCCTGGGCTTTGTAGGCCCAAATGAATGGTTCGCTCAATTTCCTGAAGAGAACGAACTGGCTATGCAAGGAATGATGCAGCAGCTGGAATATTATAAAGGAAGGTTTGATCAATATGAATTTCTTTTTCCTCCTGGGAAGGTGGAGAATATATCCAAAAATGTAAGCAAATTATACGGTGAGGGTTTTGTACTTACCGGTAACAGTGCAGAGTTTCTGGATCCCGTATTCTCATCTGGTGTGGCATTCGCAACCTCCTCTGGATTATTGGCGGCAAAGCTAGCTGCCAGGGAATTAAAAGGGGAAATTGTTGATTGGCAAAAGGAATATGTGGACTATATTAAGCGGGGGGTAAACGTATTTTCATCTTATGTAAGGGAATGGTATACGGGAAATTTACAGAAGATCATTTTTCATCCCAATCCCCGCCCGGAGATCAAAGAACAAATTTGCGCCGTTCTAGCGGGATATGTTTGGGATGAGAGCAATCCTTTTGTAAAAAAGCACGAAAGGATCCTGCGAAATGTTGCCAGGCTCATTGAAATGGAAGAAAATCCCAGCAGTGTATAA
- a CDS encoding beta-ketoacyl synthase chain length factor, producing MRDKIYINGIAGISAQPEAAVFSGEITGYVENIFSAVAPHYKEYIPAMQLRRMSTGIKMGLTAAKISLNDAGVEVPDAIITGTGEGAKQDTEKFLQAMLVQQEEMLSPTSFIQSTHNTIGGQIALNLKCNGYNMTYSQISASLESALADSLLLLREDPTVKNVLAGGVDEISEKITGFQKLDGQVKKERVKNLDLLMTDSPGTIISEGAHFFSLSSEKKDGSYAVLRDVEIFNAEDPEEVSKKISAFLQRNSVEKNETLTVFFGKNGDNRFDYFYTHLQRGIFSEKNQLAWKHLAGDYDTSTGFAIKTACEIFKAGYIPEILKLNIKTPAPTGQILIYNQYLGENHSLVLLSSP from the coding sequence ATGAGGGATAAGATATATATTAATGGCATAGCAGGAATCTCGGCCCAGCCGGAAGCTGCGGTTTTTAGTGGAGAAATTACCGGGTATGTGGAAAATATTTTTAGTGCAGTTGCTCCCCATTATAAAGAGTATATCCCTGCAATGCAATTACGCCGAATGTCCACCGGGATTAAAATGGGGCTCACGGCAGCAAAAATTTCCCTTAATGATGCAGGGGTTGAAGTGCCAGATGCAATCATCACCGGGACAGGGGAAGGGGCCAAGCAGGATACAGAGAAATTCCTGCAGGCTATGCTGGTACAGCAGGAGGAGATGCTTTCACCAACCTCCTTTATACAGTCAACCCATAATACCATTGGAGGCCAGATAGCGCTGAACCTTAAATGCAATGGCTATAATATGACCTATAGCCAGATTTCGGCTTCCCTGGAATCGGCCCTGGCAGACTCATTATTATTGCTCCGGGAAGATCCCACTGTCAAAAATGTCCTTGCAGGAGGTGTAGATGAGATCTCAGAAAAAATTACAGGTTTCCAAAAACTGGATGGACAGGTTAAAAAAGAAAGGGTTAAAAATCTGGATCTTTTAATGACTGATTCTCCCGGTACAATTATTTCTGAAGGAGCACATTTCTTCAGCCTGTCTTCAGAAAAAAAGGATGGATCTTATGCTGTACTGAGGGATGTGGAGATATTTAATGCTGAAGATCCTGAAGAGGTTTCAAAAAAAATTTCAGCCTTTCTTCAAAGAAATTCAGTAGAAAAAAATGAGACTTTAACGGTCTTCTTTGGAAAGAATGGCGATAACCGCTTTGACTATTTCTACACGCATTTGCAAAGAGGAATTTTTTCAGAAAAAAACCAACTGGCCTGGAAACATCTTGCAGGGGATTATGATACCTCCACCGGGTTTGCAATTAAAACTGCCTGTGAAATTTTTAAAGCGGGGTATATTCCTGAAATTTTGAAACTAAATATCAAGACCCCGGCTCCAACAGGCCAAATATTAATTTATAATCAATATCTTGGAGAGAATCACAGTCTTGTTTTATTGAGCTCACCTTGA
- a CDS encoding acyl-CoA thioesterase, which yields MHTLSSVTHFRVRFRECDPLQIVWHGNYLKYFEDAREEFCKEHGFSYYDVRVRGYATPIVKSLCEHKLPLRYSDKFEVEVSFIPTPAAKMIFNYKVTSQNKLVATGETVQVFLDKKGELVLSNPPFFYEWKQKMGIE from the coding sequence ATGCATACTCTAAGTTCAGTTACTCATTTCAGGGTTCGGTTTAGGGAATGTGACCCCTTACAAATAGTGTGGCATGGGAATTATCTTAAATATTTTGAAGATGCCAGGGAGGAATTCTGCAAGGAACATGGGTTCTCCTATTACGATGTTAGGGTACGCGGTTATGCCACACCAATAGTTAAATCTCTTTGCGAACATAAATTACCCTTGAGATATAGCGATAAATTTGAGGTGGAGGTATCCTTCATCCCAACTCCCGCGGCCAAGATGATCTTTAATTACAAAGTCACTTCCCAAAACAAACTTGTTGCTACAGGCGAGACTGTACAGGTCTTTCTCGATAAAAAAGGAGAGCTGGTTCTTTCGAATCCGCCTTTTTTTTATGAGTGGAAACAAAAAATGGGAATTGAATGA
- a CDS encoding HAL/PAL/TAL family ammonia-lyase, whose amino-acid sequence MLHLKNTLEFESFFQVLFRNRKIELSSHTYERVRASFEFLKAFSRDKVIYGVNTGFGPMAQYKIKDKDCKQLQYNLIRSHASGMGKPMEPLYVKSLMLARLNTLGLGKSGVHPGVLETMQQLINKDINPVIFEHGGVGASGDLIQLAHLALVLIGEGEVFYKGKKRPAAAVFAEENISPIKIELREGLALMNGTSAMTGIGIVNVIYAERLLDWSIFCSAAINEIVEAYDDHLSEELNASKLHIGQQQVAYKMRKHLKDSKLTRDRNEHLYSGKYPENDYFKEKVQEYYSLRCVPQILGPVYDTIENTRNILIEEVNSANDNPIVDVERQHVYHGGNFHGDYVSLEMDKLKLVITKLSMLAERQLNYLLNSRLNDILPPFVNLGKLGLNFGMQGAQFTAVSTTAENQMLSNSMYVHSIPNNNDNQDIVSMGTNAATITKTVIDNAYEVMAVEMVTIVQALRYLHFNGKLSTATRRQMEVLRDIVPAFKEDIPLSPVLQKVKEFMKENDAYPAGLTEGGNEGTK is encoded by the coding sequence ATGCTCCATTTAAAGAACACCCTGGAATTTGAAAGTTTTTTCCAGGTTTTATTCAGGAATAGAAAAATTGAACTTAGCAGCCATACCTATGAAAGGGTAAGGGCAAGTTTTGAATTTCTAAAGGCTTTTTCCAGGGATAAGGTGATCTATGGGGTTAACACGGGGTTTGGGCCTATGGCCCAGTATAAGATCAAGGATAAGGATTGTAAGCAGCTGCAGTACAATCTTATAAGAAGCCATGCCTCAGGAATGGGGAAACCTATGGAACCTTTGTACGTGAAATCCTTAATGCTTGCAAGGTTAAATACCCTGGGGCTTGGAAAAAGTGGTGTTCACCCTGGAGTCCTGGAGACCATGCAGCAGCTTATCAACAAAGATATTAACCCCGTTATATTTGAACACGGTGGGGTGGGAGCTTCCGGTGACCTTATCCAACTGGCCCATTTGGCCCTGGTGCTTATTGGCGAAGGAGAAGTTTTTTATAAAGGAAAGAAACGGCCTGCCGCAGCAGTTTTTGCTGAAGAAAATATTTCACCCATTAAGATAGAGCTAAGGGAAGGCCTTGCTTTAATGAACGGCACTTCAGCCATGACCGGCATTGGGATTGTGAATGTTATATATGCTGAAAGGCTTTTGGACTGGTCCATCTTCTGCTCTGCCGCAATCAACGAGATCGTGGAGGCTTATGATGATCATCTTTCTGAAGAATTAAATGCATCAAAACTGCATATAGGTCAGCAACAGGTAGCCTATAAAATGCGGAAGCATCTCAAGGACAGCAAGCTCACCCGAGACCGCAACGAACATTTGTACAGCGGGAAATATCCTGAAAATGATTATTTCAAGGAGAAGGTGCAGGAATACTACAGCCTGCGTTGTGTACCTCAAATCCTTGGACCTGTTTACGATACCATAGAAAACACACGCAATATCCTTATTGAGGAAGTTAACTCTGCAAATGATAATCCCATTGTAGATGTGGAGCGGCAACATGTCTACCACGGGGGTAATTTTCATGGAGACTACGTTTCCCTTGAAATGGATAAGCTTAAGCTGGTGATAACAAAATTAAGTATGCTGGCCGAAAGACAACTTAATTACCTGCTCAATAGCCGGCTTAATGATATCCTCCCGCCATTCGTAAATCTGGGAAAACTTGGCCTTAACTTTGGAATGCAGGGTGCCCAGTTTACTGCTGTCTCTACGACTGCAGAGAACCAGATGCTTTCTAACTCTATGTATGTGCACAGTATTCCAAATAACAACGATAACCAGGATATAGTGAGTATGGGCACCAATGCAGCAACTATTACCAAAACTGTAATTGACAATGCCTATGAGGTAATGGCCGTTGAAATGGTAACTATCGTACAGGCCCTTCGTTACCTGCACTTTAACGGCAAATTATCCACGGCTACCAGGCGACAAATGGAGGTGCTAAGGGATATTGTACCGGCTTTTAAAGAAGATATTCCCCTTTCGCCTGTTCTTCAAAAGGTTAAGGAATTTATGAAGGAGAATGACGCTTATCCTGCAGGATTAACAGAGGGAGGAAACGAGGGAACAAAGTAA
- a CDS encoding ORF6N domain-containing protein, translating to MELSIIKNKIHNIQGNKVILDFDLAELYEVETRVLKQAVRRNLKRFPDDFMFQLSKDEWKEVITNCDNLPENIKFSPATPFAFTEQGVAMLSSVLNSDKAIDVNISIMRAFVALRQHLTDYSNLKEHIAQLEKEMNIKFKDIHQALNYLLQKDKVQIEQHNRERIGFKTDRKD from the coding sequence ATGGAACTATCTATAATAAAAAATAAAATCCATAATATTCAAGGAAACAAAGTTATTCTTGATTTTGACCTTGCTGAACTCTATGAAGTAGAAACTAGAGTACTAAAACAAGCGGTTAGACGTAATCTTAAACGTTTCCCCGATGATTTTATGTTTCAGCTTTCAAAAGATGAGTGGAAAGAGGTTATCACAAATTGTGACAACCTTCCAGAGAACATTAAATTTAGTCCTGCCACTCCGTTTGCCTTTACCGAACAGGGCGTGGCAATGCTTTCTAGCGTACTTAACAGCGACAAGGCCATTGACGTAAATATATCTATTATGCGTGCATTTGTAGCGTTACGGCAGCATCTTACAGATTATAGCAACCTTAAAGAACATATAGCCCAACTTGAAAAAGAAATGAATATCAAATTTAAGGACATTCATCAGGCTTTGAATTATTTACTGCAAAAGGACAAGGTACAGATTGAACAGCATAACAGGGAACGAATTGGTTTTAAAACGGATAGGAAAGATTAG